In Desulfovibrio sp., the sequence TAAGTGTTTCATTTCGTTCCGCTAGGTCCCCAGCCGCCTGGCGCATCCTGCGCCAACCTGTCCGTCTCGACGCGCGCCCGCTTGGATTGCAGCCTTCCCCTTCCCGCCGTGGCCTCTTGTTTGGCCTTGGCCCCCGTGGGGTTTGGGTCGTTCGCATGGCCTCACCGCGTTTGGCTCGCCGGGAAACATATAGAAGATAATCCTCTTGTTGTAAATATCAAAAAAGAGGATTATCCTCGCTTAGAAGAGGTAGGGATTCTATAGGATAAACGAATTATTTTGGTGAGTCAGGCAGTAACTGAAGACTGGCGGGGATTTTGCAAATATTGTTTTCTATACATGCGCGCCGTACGCAAAAGAGGAGAATGACATAATCCTCTAAGCGTATTCGTAGAAATAAGGCGGTACGACGCTTTCGTGGGGACCTTAATCGGGAATGGAGTATCGAGAATGGCGTTTCTGAAGTTTTCGAGCGATAGCGATCTGAGTGAAAATCTCGACTTGTCTATAAAGTTCCTGGAGGCGGTCAGCCGGGCGATCCAGTGCGACGCCACGGACGAGGCAGATGTGGCTATCCTGGCCCTTTCCCAGGAGGTGGTGTGTAAGTCCTTGCGCGGCCTATTGTCCGCCAGCGGGCTTCTCTGATCGTCTGCCCTGCTTCTCGCGGCACGTGGGGGAAGGGTCGTCCCGTTCAAGATCCCAGCCGTTTTTCAGGGCGTAGTCCACTTCTATGAGCAGAGCGTGCAGGGGTTCGCCCACCACGTCGGCCAGGGCGATGGCTTCGCCAAGATTCAGACGCTGGGGTTTCTTGGGGCGGTCAAAATTTCGTATGTCGCGCCAGGTGTTCACTCCGTTCTTGCGGTCGGAGAAGGCCGTATTGGCCGCCTTGGAGTGGTTGATGCCCGCTTCCTTCAACTTCTTGCAGATGATGCTTACGAAGCAGCGTTCGACGACGTAGCCCCTGTCCATCACGCCTCCTTTGGTTAGCTTATAATTAGCTGATAATCCCCTAGCTGTCTTCCGGACAAATTCCTCCTTGTCTGCCAGAGGAATATCCTCTAAATACCCTCCATGAACATCATGTCGCTCCGGCGCGCTGGAAAATCCACCCGCCAACATATGTGGCAAGCGCCGCGCAAAGTAAACAGGACCGCTGGGGAGTAGGGCGTGCCGCTTGAATGCCGCCAGTGCGCGCACAACATGGCGCCCCCGCCGTATTTCTGCATGGCCGGCGTCACCTGGGTTGCCGGGCTATGCCGGTGTCCGGAGTTCAGGCCTGCCGCATCCGCCAAGAAAAAGGCCAACGAGGTTGTTCACGTGAACGAAGACCACTCCCTTTTGCCCGGGGCTAGCACGGAAGTGCAGTTGAACCACGCCGACGCAAGGGCCCGCAGGCAGGCCGAGCTCCAGGCCAGGGGCAAGCCCTGGACCTGCGCCAAGCGCAGAATAGCCGTCACCCGTGAGCGCTGCGCCATGGACAAGATCGCAGCCGTGGGCGCGGGCGTTCAGGGCCATCCCTGCCGCGAGTGCGGGCTGCCGCTCGCCCTCAAGTGGGTAACCAGGGACGATCTGTCCCGGGCCTTGCGGGCGTGCGAACGCGAGGAGCGGGGGTAGGGCGGATGCGCGCGCGGCAATTGAAGCCCGGATTCTTCAAGAACGAGGACCTGGCCGAGTGCTCCCCCTGGGCCCGGCTGGTCTTCGCCGGGCTGTGGACCATGGCGGACCGGGCCGGAAGGCTGGAGGACCGCCCCAAGCGCATCAAGGCCGAGCTTCTGCCGTTCGACCCCGAGCCCATCCTCCCCATCCTGGACGAGCTGGAGCGCTGGGGGTTCGTCAGGCGTTATAGGGCGGACGGGCGCGACCTCATGTGGATTCCCAGGTTCGGCGCCCATCAGAACCCGCACAAGAACGAGAAGGAGAGCGAGCTGCCGCCCCATCCGGACGACCCGTGGGGACAGGCGGACGATCATGGCGCGAACGGGCCTAACGGCCGTGACGGTACCGGTCACGACGGCGCACCAGACGGGCACGGTGCCAGCACGGTGCAGGCACGGTGCGAATTCGGAACCCGCCGGGCCTCTTCTCCGACTCCCTCATCTCCTAAAGCTTCTTCTCCGAACACGTCTTCTCCGATGCATGGGGCAAAGGTTCCTGCCCGGTCGCGGCCCCATGCGGCCGCTCTCCTCTCAGAGCCGCCCGGGCCCGTGTCCGGTTACGCGCCAGGCGAAAGAAGCGACGCAAGGGGAGGGGGAAGGGTGGATGCCTACGAGGCCCAGGCCTATGCGGTCTCGCTGGAGATCCAGCAGATCGGCGAGGGCTATCCGCCCGAGCGGTTCGATCCGGGCGCGGCGGACACGGCCCTGAAGGAGCTCTCCAGACGCCGCCAGTGGCCTGGGCTTGGCCGGGTGCTTGATGATCTCACGGCCAGGCTCGCAAGCGACCAGTGGACCCGCGAGAACGGACGCTTCGCGCCCATGCTGTCGCGCTACATCCGCGAGCGCATGTGGCTGATGAAGGTGCCCGAAGCCAGGGCCGAGCCGGACAGGTTCGCGTCGCCCGAGTCCAAGGCCATCGACGACATCGCCGAAAAACTGCGCCGAAAGGAGCACACACATGAACAGCCTGAATTGCCGGATGGTGACCCCGCAAAGCGCCCTGGAAGTGCTGCAGCGCCTGGCGCTGCATTTCCCCCAGTCCAAGCAGGTGAGCGTGCTGGACCTGCTGGCTGAGGATTACGCCCGGGCCTGCCGGGACATGACCCGGGAGGACTTCGAGGAGGCGGCGCTCAAGTGCCTGGAAACGGCCAGGTATTTCCCCACCGTGGCCAGCCTGCGCGAGGCCTGGGACGAGAACAGGGCGCAGAGGCGCCGGATGGATGCCGAGGGCCGCGAACGTGAGGGAGGCCTTCGAGGCGAGCGGGGCTGCGAGGGTGAGATGTGTACGGACCGGGCCCGTGAGGTGCTGGAGGCCTTGAGGTTCGGGCACCGCCCGGGATTTATGCAATAGGTCAAACGACTAACCGCGAGGGCAGGGGAGATGGAGATGATGAGGTTCGACCTGGTGGGACGCAAGGCCATCCTGCACTACCTGAAGCTCACCAACTGGGGTCAGGTGGAGAGCCGCATCCGCCGGGGCCTGCCCGTGGTGAAGGAAGCCGGGGAGCTGCGCTGGCTTGCCTGCTCGAAGGATTTGGACGCGTGGATAGTGCCGCCGCCCAAGGGGTGAGAGGCGGGAACTAGCGGGCCGGGATTTTCAGCCCGGCCCTGCGAACTCTAAGTCTGCTTACGGTGTTCCATGTACTGGCGCAGCACGTTGTTGATCATCGTCTGGTAACCACGTTTCCCGCCTGTTTCTTCCTTGAAAAAAGCGATTACATCTTCATCAAGAAACATATGAACATCCTTTTTTTTGATGATGTTTGGTTTAATGCTTCCCCAGGGAACAGCCCTGGCGAACATCTCCCGGGGAACAGGCTGGGCGTCGGGGTCTTCAAGAGCGGCCTGGCGCAACTGCTCAGGGGATTTCTTTCGAATTGTCTCTAACTCGCTGTGAGTCTTTTTCTTATTTCCCATAATAGTATTGCCTCTCATCCTCATCCGCTGGACGGAACGAAATAATTCGAATGATGTTTGGTTCCCGTAATGTGAATACCACTATCACAATGATGTCTTCGAGTTCTCCGAATCCGACGTAACGAACCTCATCGTAGTCATTGCGGTCATCGGTGACCACCAGCAACGTGTCGGTAAAAAGCGGCTTCGCATCTTCGAAGTCCAACCCATGCTTGCGAAGGTTGAAGGCTCGTTTCTTGGGGTCCCAATCGAACTCGTACTCGTCACTCATTGATTAAATGTACATATAAATGGGTTGTTGTCAATGGCCTCTTCGCGGAGGCGGAAATGCCACCTTTGAAGAATCGCCAAGGGATGGCGCGGATAGGCGCAAGTGCTCCGCCGGTCTCCCCGGTGTATGGGGGGTGTGTATCAACCGCGGGCCGGGTTTCCCGCCCGCCAAAAAGCAGCAGAAAGGAGTTCAATATGAAGAAGATCATGCCGGTTCTTTGCGCATTGGCCCTGGCCCTGGCGCTTGCCGCGCCCGGCGTCATGGCCCAGACCACCACCTCGGGCGGACAGGCCTTGGTCCCGCCATTTCACCTGTTCTATTCGAGCTCAACCGAGCGCATCGACTTCTCGCTGCAGGTGGCGAACCTGTCCAACGACAGTATACACGTGCGGATAACATACATTGATCAGAACGGCACGGTGGCCAAGACTGAAGAGTTCGACCTTGGCGCAAAGCAGGCATGGGGTTCCTCGCTGTCCACAGCCTCGACTCCGGGCACCACACCCCTGGTGTTCTACGCGTCCGTGGAATGGACAGGCCCGTTCAGCACCCGCAAGCCCATGATCGCGCACGCCTACACCCGCTACTATGTCCAGTCGGGCTCCAACTACAGGGCTCAGGACGTCAATTCCCTTCCCATAAACTGCGGCCTGCCCTTCTAGAGTTCGTCAGTTCATAGGGCATAGCCCCTAACCCTTCCCACGCCTATTGTCTCTTTCCCAGCCATTGCGGCCAGTTCGCGCCATCCCAAAACGATAAAGCGCCCCACGGCGAAATGTGTCCGTGGGGCGCTTCATTTGTTCCGCCTTAGGCCAACCCTTCATCGCTCATCCGTGATTCAAGTCCTCGAATTTTTTAATGGAGATGCTGTGATCCGGGAACCTGGCCACAATATCCAGGCTCCCGCCCATGGCTTCCACAAAGCGCCGCAAGGTGCTCACGTACATGTCCGTGCGTTTTTCAATTTTCGCCACGGACGCCTGGCCGATGCTCAACACCTGGGCAAGTTCCTCTTGTGAAAGACGCCTTGCCTTGCGCAGTTCGGCCAGGTCCATTTCTTCACGCAGCAGATTCGACTTTTGTTTTACCCGCTCCTGCGCTTCGGCAGACATGGCCGCGCGCAGCTTTGCGAAAGAGTTTCTACCTGCCATGGTGTTTATCCTTCATTAATTCTTCAAGATGTTCGTCGTAAAGCCTGTCCGCAACGGGAACCATTCTTTCATAAAACCTGTCGTCGCCTGTCTTGTCGCCGCCAATAAGGAGAATCGCTGTGCGTGAGGGGTCGAATGCATAGAATACTCGAATCGGATGGCCTCCGCTTTGTATCCGCAATTCGCGCATATGCGAATGCCTCGACGATTCAACACCGCTTGAAAACGGAAACGGAAGATTCGGCCCCCTGCGTTCGAGTTCGCCAACGGTTGCGGCGATGTCTTCTTGTTCTGACCCAAGAGTCGCCCACCACTCGCCGAATTCGTCCGTGTACTCAACTTCCCATGCCATGGATGGAATGTATTCTTTGGAAGGAATATGTCAACGATCTTTTCCTGGCTGCAAAAAGATGTGACAGAGTGATGCAAGCCAACCCTTTCACCAAACCCCAAACCATCCCCATGAACTGGACCGTCTACCTCCTAACCTGCGCTGACAGCACCCTCTATTGCGGCATTACCCGCGACGTTGCCCGCAGGCTGGACGAGCACAACGGCCTCATCCCCGGCGGGGCCAGGTACACCCGGTCCCGCAGGCCGGTTGAGTTGGTGGGGAGCAAGCTGGTGGCGGACAGGTCCGAGGCCTTGAAGCTTGAACGTACAATCAAACGCATGAAGCGGGCGCAGAAGCTGGCCTTCTTTCAGAATGCCACCCCCGAGCCCGCTTCGGAAAACAGTTAGCCCCGCACCCTCTGCGGGCCGCCCAGTCTTTCAGCCAGCGTTACTTCTTCACTGCACCCTTCACCCGGGTGAACAGCTGCCCGTTCCCGACGATGCTGTCACTGCCCTTCACGTAGCCGAACCGGATGGTGCCGGACGGCCCGAACCCCACGCCGCCGTAGACGCTCAAAAGCCCGTTCTCGATGGCCGCCGGGCACAGCTGCGGCCCGCCGAACACCATGCCGCTCACGGCCACCACGAAGATGTTGTCTTCTTTGGTTATCTCCAGGGTGATGCTGGGGCTGCCCTGGGACTTCCAGGTGCCGATGAAGTCCTTGTCGCTGGCGGCCATGGCCGTCAATGCGCCCGAGAGGATAAGAATGGCCAGAATGGGTACGATGGCTTCGTTCTTGAACATGGCGCGCCCCCTCCGGTGAGAGTTGTTGGTCAGGCTCACTAGTACACTTCGGCGTGCTGCTTGTGCGCGGCCCATTCGCCGCTGTAGAGCTTGGCCATCTCCTTGGACCGGATGACCAATAGATTCTCCGCGTTGTTCTCCTCAGCGCCCCTGGTGAAGTTGAAGCTGCCGGTGATGACGGTTTCCGCGTCGATCACCATGACCTTGTTGTGGGCCATGGCGTGCATGGCGTCTATCATGACCGGGATGCCCGCGCTGCTGAGCATGGGAGCCACGCTGGCCTTGTCGGTGCGGTTGCTCTTGTCGAGTATGGCGGCCACGGCCACGCCGCGCTTCTTGGCCTCCACCAGGGCCTGGGCGATGGCCCTGTTGTTGAAGTTGAAGGCCTGCACCAGAATCGAGGTCTTGGCCTTGCCGATCTCGCGCACCACGGCGTCCTGGGCGCCGCCCTTGGGGCTGAAGAAGACCTCCACGGGCGTGTTGTTAAGCGTCATGGACTCGGCCACGGCCAGGCCGGGCGCGGCCAGGGCCAGAAGAAGGCTCAAGGCGAAGGCGAATCGGTGCATGGGTACCCCCCTCTTTTCCTCGGGTTCGGGTTTCGTATTAGCTGCCGGCCTTCCCGGCCGGCGGTTTGTCCGGAGTCTTGGTCGTCCTTTTCCGTGTGTGGCGTCCTGGCAGGGGGGCATCCCCAGCCAGCGTGTGCGCTTGGGCCTCCTGCTGCCTCTTCCAGGCCGCGAGCAATTCGCCGATGTAGCTCTGGTAGCCCTTGCCGATGCTCCGGTACCAGTTGAGCACCTCGGCATCGAGGCGGATGGAGATCATCACCCGCTTTGGCCTGGGCCGTATCTGCCCGGCCAGGTCTTCGATTCCCGGAAACTCGCCCCCCGGCTTGCCGCCCGCAGAGCTCCCCGAAATGTTCCCGGCCTCGCCCCGCCGCGCGCGCATCCGGGGTTTGCTTTCGTTTGCCTCGCCGGACGGGCCGGACGCCTCCGGCGGTGCCGCAAGCTCCAGGCCGTCCTTGGAGACCCTCTTGCGGTCTTTCTTCTTCATGCCGTCGCTTTCTTTTCGCAGGCGCTCGCCAAGTGTCTGTTTTAACAGATTGAAATAGAAGTATTACGCAGCTTTTGTGATGTTTTGTATATACTTTTTGTATATCTGTCTAGAGGGTGAAAAATATTTGTTACCCAAAAGCAGTGTTCCGGATATTGGAATTCTAGGTACGGCCGTCCAGACCCGAGCCATTTTCGGCATCACCCCCAGTGGACATTTGGGGGGAGTGCATATATGAAAATAGCGTCAAAGAGTTTAAAAAAAATCCAATAAATTAAACCGTTACTATGGTGTGTTTGGCATAGATCACTGAGCATGTACTGAAGAAACAAAGCATTGCCTTGCGCCGCGTTATGCACAGGGGGTGACGAAGCAGTAGTACGATCAACCCACTCGAGTAAGGCCAAGCAGACGAAACGACGGGGCCGGTAACGGCCTGCGAAACCGCGCAAGCGCCAAGAGTGAGGATGATATGCAGCGCTACAGCATAACCGAGTACCAGGACGCCACCCCCGCCACCCGTGAAGTCTACGACGACTTCATGCGTTCAACCGGCGACACCCAGGTTCCCCTGTGGCTGAAAACCCTGGGCCACAGCCCGGCCCTGGCCAAAGCCTACTGGGAACGCGCCAAGGGCACGCTCCTTAGCGGCTCACTGCCGCTGCCCCTAAAAGAGATGATCGTGTTCGCGGTGTCGGCCAAAAACGGCGCCCGCTATTGCTCCGCCTGCCACGCCCACTGCGTGTTGAGCCTGGACACCTCCCTCACCTTTGACGACCTGCAAAACATGATAGCCTCGGGCACCAGTGACAAATTCCCGGCCTACTACCGCAGCGTGGTGCGCTTCGCCCTGAAGGCAGCCGCGGACGCAAACGCCCTCACCGACGCCGACTTCGAGGAACTGGCCGGGGAGGGGTTCACCCAGGGGGAGATCTGCGAGATAATAGCCGTCATCGACATGACCACCATGTTCAACGTGTACACCAGCTCGCTTAAGATCGACCTCGATCCCGATTATCGCGCCATTCTTTAGCGCCTGTTTCTGCAGAGCATAGAACAGCGGAACCGCCCATGAGCGACAGGACCACCCACCAGCTGGTGCGCTACGAGGCGCTCTTCAAACTGCTCTCGGACATTCAGTCCGTGGACGACGTCCTGGTCATCGGGCGGCGAGTGGCCACCCAGTGGAAATATTTCGCCGACGTTCCCAGCTGGCGCCTGGTGATCCGCACGGGCGAAGATTTTCTGGTGATGGACGGCCTGCCCGGCGAGGCGAGCATCGCCACTGTCAGGGAGCTCGAGGCCTGGGACAGGCACCACCTGGACAGCAAGCTGCCCCGCATAATGGATGTGGCAAGCCGGACAGACGAGCTTTCACCTCCGGCCCATCTGGCCGGAGAGTCCATCAGAGCCGTCTACGTGCTGCCCGTGGTGCGCGCGGGCAGCGTCCTTGGCCTTGTGAGCGCGGCCGTCCGCCACTTTCCCGTAAGCGACCTGGACGCGAAGTTCATCCACCTTTTCGGAAACTATCTGGCCGAGCGCGTGTCGGACATCACCAGGCGCAAACAGGCCGAGCAGTTCAGGCGGCACGTGGAGCGAATCATCCGCCACGACATCAAGTCCCCGCTGTCCGGGCTGCACGCTCTGGCTTCCTGCGCCCTGGACGACCCCGTGGACGAGGGGCTGCGCGAAATGATTCCCTTCATATTAAACTCGGTCCAGCGGGTGGTCCGGCTGGTTGATGCCTCCGACGCCTTTCTCAAGATGGAGAGCGGCGCGTACCAGCCGGATGCCAAGTGGTTCGACCTGGGGCAGACCTGCGCCAACATCGAGCTGGGCCTGAGAACGCTGGCCAGGTCGATGGGGGTGCGCCTTGTCCTGCCGGACGGCGATCTGCGGGCCTACGGCGAGGAGTTCCTCGTAGAGGACATGCTCATGAACCTGGTGAGAAACGCCGTGGAGGCCTCGCCGGAGGAGGGCGTGGTCACGCTGTCTTGCCGGAAGGAGAAGGACAGCCTGCGCATCGACATCCACAACCATGGGGCGGTGCCCGAGGACGTGCGCGCGGTGTTCTTCGAAAAATACGCCACCTTCGGAAAACCCTGGGGAACCGGGCTTGGAACCTACTCCGCCCAGCTCATCGCCAGGGCCCACGGCGGCAGCATCGGGTTTGTCACCTCCAAGGAAGAGGGTACCACGGTGAACGTGGTGCTGCCCCATCCTGCCACGCAGCCGGAAGCAAGGGCGGGGCACTGGGCCACGTAGCGGCCCTTCCCAAATATTCCCGCGGGCGTCGCCGCCGCTCAACAGCCGACCATTAAGGCTTGGTGCGCATGCCGCATACTCTGGTTTCCCGGGAGTACACTCCAGGACCTTCTGACCGTATTCCGCGCCTC encodes:
- a CDS encoding BrnA antitoxin family protein, encoding MGNKKKTHSELETIRKKSPEQLRQAALEDPDAQPVPREMFARAVPWGSIKPNIIKKKDVHMFLDEDVIAFFKEETGGKRGYQTMINNVLRQYMEHRKQT
- a CDS encoding carboxymuconolactone decarboxylase family protein → MQRYSITEYQDATPATREVYDDFMRSTGDTQVPLWLKTLGHSPALAKAYWERAKGTLLSGSLPLPLKEMIVFAVSAKNGARYCSACHAHCVLSLDTSLTFDDLQNMIASGTSDKFPAYYRSVVRFALKAAADANALTDADFEELAGEGFTQGEICEIIAVIDMTTMFNVYTSSLKIDLDPDYRAIL
- a CDS encoding BrnT family toxin; this translates as MSDEYEFDWDPKKRAFNLRKHGLDFEDAKPLFTDTLLVVTDDRNDYDEVRYVGFGELEDIIVIVVFTLREPNIIRIISFRPADEDERQYYYGK
- a CDS encoding GIY-YIG nuclease family protein translates to MNWTVYLLTCADSTLYCGITRDVARRLDEHNGLIPGGARYTRSRRPVELVGSKLVADRSEALKLERTIKRMKRAQKLAFFQNATPEPASENS
- a CDS encoding XRE family transcriptional regulator, with product MAGRNSFAKLRAAMSAEAQERVKQKSNLLREEMDLAELRKARRLSQEELAQVLSIGQASVAKIEKRTDMYVSTLRRFVEAMGGSLDIVARFPDHSISIKKFEDLNHG
- a CDS encoding phospholipase D family protein, translated to MHRFAFALSLLLALAAPGLAVAESMTLNNTPVEVFFSPKGGAQDAVVREIGKAKTSILVQAFNFNNRAIAQALVEAKKRGVAVAAILDKSNRTDKASVAPMLSSAGIPVMIDAMHAMAHNKVMVIDAETVITGSFNFTRGAEENNAENLLVIRSKEMAKLYSGEWAAHKQHAEVY
- a CDS encoding HAMP domain-containing histidine kinase yields the protein MSDRTTHQLVRYEALFKLLSDIQSVDDVLVIGRRVATQWKYFADVPSWRLVIRTGEDFLVMDGLPGEASIATVRELEAWDRHHLDSKLPRIMDVASRTDELSPPAHLAGESIRAVYVLPVVRAGSVLGLVSAAVRHFPVSDLDAKFIHLFGNYLAERVSDITRRKQAEQFRRHVERIIRHDIKSPLSGLHALASCALDDPVDEGLREMIPFILNSVQRVVRLVDASDAFLKMESGAYQPDAKWFDLGQTCANIELGLRTLARSMGVRLVLPDGDLRAYGEEFLVEDMLMNLVRNAVEASPEEGVVTLSCRKEKDSLRIDIHNHGAVPEDVRAVFFEKYATFGKPWGTGLGTYSAQLIARAHGGSIGFVTSKEEGTTVNVVLPHPATQPEARAGHWAT
- a CDS encoding BrnA antitoxin family protein is translated as MKKKDRKRVSKDGLELAAPPEASGPSGEANESKPRMRARRGEAGNISGSSAGGKPGGEFPGIEDLAGQIRPRPKRVMISIRLDAEVLNWYRSIGKGYQSYIGELLAAWKRQQEAQAHTLAGDAPLPGRHTRKRTTKTPDKPPAGKAGS
- a CDS encoding type II toxin-antitoxin system RelE/ParE family toxin, which gives rise to MAWEVEYTDEFGEWWATLGSEQEDIAATVGELERRGPNLPFPFSSGVESSRHSHMRELRIQSGGHPIRVFYAFDPSRTAILLIGGDKTGDDRFYERMVPVADRLYDEHLEELMKDKHHGR